The Pyxidicoccus sp. MSG2 DNA segment AACATCTTCTGGCGGAACACCAACATCGTGAACCTGCTGCCCTTCGGCTTCGTGGACGTGCGCTTCATCCTGCGCAACGTGCTGCGTGAGCCGCGGATGTTCAACGTGCGCTTCCTCGAGCAGAACGCGGTGGCCGGCCAGGAGCCCTTCCTCGCCCGTGGCCGCGTGACGGTGGACCTGGGCCAGGAGCTGACGCAGGTGTGGAAGGCGGCCGGCGGCCGCGCCGAGGGCGTCCAGCAGGTGGGCGAGACGCAGTTCGTGATTGCGGACCCGACGAAGGCCTACTTCGCCATCCCGCTGCAGGGGGAGCAGGAGTTCGAGGTGAAGATGAACATCACCGACCTCAAGCCCGCCAAGGACCCGCAGGGCGCTTACGTTGAGTACACCTTCGGCGTCGTCCAGGAGGACCCGCAGGTGAAGGAGGGTGAGAACCCGAACGTGGGCGGCGTGACGTACTACCTGCAGGCCGGGCCGCAGTAGTCCCGCGCGGCCGTCGCACCTGATTCACACCGGGCCGGGTGGTGCCTTTCGAGGCCACCCGGCCCGTCGTGTCTTCAGCCCCCGCGAGGCGTGGTGGACTCGTGCAGGTGCTCGAGGAACTCGGGCAGCAGGCTGGCGGAGATGACCCACAGCTTGCCCTCGCCCAGGTCTGCCAGCGCGGCGCGCTCGACGTACACCACGCACTCCGACTCCACGTAGTGCACGAACACCTTGCGGCCCCGCGCGCGGTACCAGTCCGCCGCGCGCGCCAGCAGCGCCAGCATGGCGTCCTGCGCCTCGGGCAGCGTGTCGTCGATGAGCGGCACCAGCCGCACGCCGTCCAGCACGTTGAAGAGGTTGAGCCCCGGCTCCGCGGACTCCACCACCGCCAGCGCCACCGGCTTGCCGCCATGCCGCGCCACGAACAGCTCGCGCTCACGGCCCAGGCCCGCCTCGCCCCACTTCTCGCGCGGGCCCGCCAGGTCGAAGCGCTCCGGCACCAGGTCCAGGGCCTCGCGGTAGGCCACCGGGCGCGTGCTCGATACCTGCTCGAAGAAGCGCGTGCGCTCCTCGGCGGTGGGCGAGCCCACGTCGATGCCCACGGGCACTTCCCAGGGCCGCTCCACCTCGCCCTCCATGAGGCGGAAGGGCACGAGGCACGTCTGGCCGGTGTGCTCGTACCAGGTGGCGAAGTCGAACTTGGTGAAGCGCACCCACCGCACGTTCGCCTCGCAGAAGGCGAAGAACCACTTCACGTCCGGGTCCACCTGCGTGGGCTCGTAGCCGCGCAGGTAGATGTCGCGCAGCGCTTCACGCGCGGAGGCGCGGGTGCCCGGCACCTGCTGCCGCGCGAGCTGGTGCGCCATCCAACTGCTTTCATACGGCTTGGACACCGACACCGTGGCTTCCAGCGCGTCGCCGGCCGGGCGCACCACGCGGTAGCCCAGGTGCGTGCGGCCCTCCAGCCGGGCCTGCGTCGCGTCGAACGTGGGGCGCAGGTCCTCGAAGTCCTCGGGCGACTTGCCCGGCAGCCGGAAGTAGCCGGAGCGCTCGAAGAGGCTCCACGTGGCGTCGCTCCAGTCGCCCTCCACCTTCGTGGTGGGGTGCATCTGCGCCTCCACCAGCGCGCGCCAGGCGCGGGCGCCCGCCCCGTCCAGCGGACGCACGGACATGCCGCAGCGGCGGCCGGTGGACGTGCTGGAGATGTTGCGCACCTCGGCGCGCAGGCGCACGGGCGGCAGACCCTCCATGGAGACCTCGAGCACCGACTGGCGCAGGCCCGGGTACAGCAGGTCCTCGCCCGGCTCGGTGATGAAGGCGAGGCCCTCATAGGAGAGGTCCAGCACCGGGCGGCGCACGTGCACCTGCGGCCACAGCGAGTGGTCGAACGACAGCGTGCACGGGCTGCTCGGCGTGGCGCGGCGCAGCCAGCGGTGGCGGTAGCGCACCAATTCCTTCGGCGCCGGCACCACCACCAGGCCCGCCGTCTCACGCGCCTCGCGCACCTCCACGTGAACCACGCTGCTGTAGCCGAAGGCCTCCAGCACGAAGGGAGCGGCGGGAGCCGGGCCGTCGAAGCGCCAGCCCATCTGGCCCTCGTGCACGTCGAAGAAGACCGCCGTCACCGTCTGCTGGCGCCCGTCCGGCAGCCGCGCCACGCCGCGCGCCTGCCGCGCCGCGAGCGCGTCGCAGATGCGCGCCACGCGGTCCGGATGGTCGATGCTCTCGCGCCACACCGGCCGCGTCTCCGGCGGCAGCAGCAGGCCGTTGTCGCGCAGCGCCTCCAGCACGGAGACGATGCGGCGGCCCGCGGCCAGCGGCGGCGCGACGAAGCGCAGGCCCACCTCGGGCGTGCCGCGCACGTCCATGACCTCGGCGTCCAGCGCCGTGGCCCAACGCTCGCCGTGCCCGAGCACCACCGACACGGCCTGCCCCGGCGCCAGCGCCGGCTGCGAGGCGAGCTGC contains these protein-coding regions:
- a CDS encoding PilZ domain-containing protein, which gives rise to MQADTLDEMGGRESVLGYRMGTELTAVASFGNRHAPGRLVQLSLEHLTLQLASQPALAPGQAVSVVLGHGERWATALDAEVMDVRGTPEVGLRFVAPPLAAGRRIVSVLEALRDNGLLLPPETRPVWRESIDHPDRVARICDALAARQARGVARLPDGRQQTVTAVFFDVHEGQMGWRFDGPAPAAPFVLEAFGYSSVVHVEVREARETAGLVVVPAPKELVRYRHRWLRRATPSSPCTLSFDHSLWPQVHVRRPVLDLSYEGLAFITEPGEDLLYPGLRQSVLEVSMEGLPPVRLRAEVRNISSTSTGRRCGMSVRPLDGAGARAWRALVEAQMHPTTKVEGDWSDATWSLFERSGYFRLPGKSPEDFEDLRPTFDATQARLEGRTHLGYRVVRPAGDALEATVSVSKPYESSWMAHQLARQQVPGTRASAREALRDIYLRGYEPTQVDPDVKWFFAFCEANVRWVRFTKFDFATWYEHTGQTCLVPFRLMEGEVERPWEVPVGIDVGSPTAEERTRFFEQVSSTRPVAYREALDLVPERFDLAGPREKWGEAGLGRERELFVARHGGKPVALAVVESAEPGLNLFNVLDGVRLVPLIDDTLPEAQDAMLALLARAADWYRARGRKVFVHYVESECVVYVERAALADLGEGKLWVISASLLPEFLEHLHESTTPRGG